From Hominilimicola fabiformis:
GTGGTATAATTATGATAGAATAATTCCTTGTGAGGTGAACACAAAAAGTGGATATTGCAGTTTGTGATGACAATCTAAGTGATAGGGAAATAATCCGTCAGCAACTAAGTATCTATTTCTCAGATAGATTTATTGAATACAATATTGATAGCTATGAAAACGGCGTTAATTTAATTTATTCGATAGAAGATGGGGAGTATTATGATATAATATTTCTTGATATGTATATGGACAAGTTAAACGGAATACAAGTTGCGGAAAAGCTTAGAAATATGAATTATAAAGGTAAGATTATATTTCTTACCGCAACGTCAAAATATGCGGTTGAAAGTTATGACGTTGAGGCGAGCGGCTATTTGGTTAAGCCGCACGATATAGATAAAATCAGCATGGTACTTGACAGAGTGCTGAGCAATTATGAAAATGTGCATACATACCAAATAAAAAAACGCAATTCCGTAATTCAAGTGTTGTACAGTGAGATTGAATATATTGAGAGCAGTAATTCAAAATGTATTCTTCATCGCACAGACGGAAACAAGTACACAATATATAAGAAACTTAATGATATTGAGGAAGAAATAAATCATAGAGCATTTTTGAGATGTCATCAGAGTTATCTTGTTAATATGAACAAGATAGAGAGTGTTGAGAATGATTTTACAATGAAATCGGGCGATGTTGTGCCGATAAGAACTCGAAATTTGAATGAAATAAAAAAAGAATACTATAATTATATTGAATACAGAGGTAATATTGCAGGAACAACCAAGAGACTGAAAGTTTTTTATGATAAAGTCGGAGGTGATTTTGAAGTAGTCAAAAGAAGACTCATTGATGAAAAATATGTTGTCCGCTTTGTACAGTGTTTCAAAAACGATACCGCTTTTAATGAATTGAAAAAGGCTTTGAATGAAGAATTGTATGAAAAAGCGTATCTTTGTGCGCATACTCTGAAAGGCTCGTCAGTAAGTCTTGATTTCGGAAAACTTTATAAGGCAAGTTCGGCTCTTACGGAAACTCTTTATAACATTAATCATAATGGAGAAGATTGTGATAAAATTTTGATTGATAAGCAATTTGGGGAAGTTGCAAAAGAATATAAAAATGTTATTAATAGTATGCAAATAATAGAAGAAGACTGACATTGTATTAAAATCTCGTTTAATGAACTCAATATATTTCTGCATAAATATAGTTCTAAGAGGCTATATTTTGTTTTTGTACAAAAAAATATCCGAACCAAAGTTCGGATATTACAACTTGTGGTACGCGATCAGGGGCTCGAACCCTGGACACCC
This genomic window contains:
- a CDS encoding LytTR family transcriptional regulator DNA-binding domain-containing protein, which produces MDIAVCDDNLSDREIIRQQLSIYFSDRFIEYNIDSYENGVNLIYSIEDGEYYDIIFLDMYMDKLNGIQVAEKLRNMNYKGKIIFLTATSKYAVESYDVEASGYLVKPHDIDKISMVLDRVLSNYENVHTYQIKKRNSVIQVLYSEIEYIESSNSKCILHRTDGNKYTIYKKLNDIEEEINHRAFLRCHQSYLVNMNKIESVENDFTMKSGDVVPIRTRNLNEIKKEYYNYIEYRGNIAGTTKRLKVFYDKVGGDFEVVKRRLIDEKYVVRFVQCFKNDTAFNELKKALNEELYEKAYLCAHTLKGSSVSLDFGKLYKASSALTETLYNINHNGEDCDKILIDKQFGEVAKEYKNVINSMQIIEED